The Candidatus Eremiobacteraceae bacterium genome includes a window with the following:
- the purM gene encoding phosphoribosylformylglycinamidine cyclo-ligase, with protein MMSDSYARSGVDIDAGNEAVKRYRALLGSRRDPRVLEGIGGFGGCFELSGFKRPVLVASTDGVGTKVLVAAALARFDTVGRDLVNHCINDIACMNARPLFFLDYLAVGKLDASVAASIVSGIAASCERFGLALLGGETAEMPGVYAEDHFDLAGTIVGALERDAMPDATSVVAGDLVIGLPANGFHTNGYSLVRRVLDRSRWSDRVEGSSTTIADAMLAVHPCYLPYIDAIRDSGVAIKAMAHITGGGLLDNVERVLPEHLAARFDRSKWTVPALMAQVVREARLSDDEAYRTFNMGVGFCVIVSSADGTKALAAANDALVREPIDGSAQPNAAIVGEIEPRHQCGPAVIIG; from the coding sequence ATGATGAGCGATTCGTACGCGCGATCCGGCGTCGACATCGATGCCGGGAACGAAGCGGTCAAGCGCTATCGCGCACTGCTCGGATCGCGCCGCGATCCGCGCGTGCTCGAAGGAATCGGCGGGTTCGGCGGATGTTTCGAGCTCAGCGGTTTCAAGAGGCCCGTTCTCGTCGCGAGCACCGACGGCGTGGGGACGAAGGTCTTGGTGGCCGCCGCGCTCGCGCGATTCGACACCGTCGGGCGCGATCTCGTCAACCATTGCATCAACGACATCGCGTGCATGAACGCGCGTCCGCTGTTCTTCCTCGACTACCTCGCGGTCGGCAAGCTCGACGCGTCCGTCGCCGCGTCGATCGTCTCGGGTATCGCGGCATCGTGCGAACGGTTCGGCCTGGCGTTGCTCGGCGGCGAGACCGCGGAGATGCCGGGCGTCTATGCCGAAGACCACTTCGATCTCGCGGGGACGATCGTCGGCGCGTTGGAACGCGATGCGATGCCCGATGCGACATCGGTCGTCGCCGGCGATCTCGTGATCGGGTTGCCCGCGAACGGTTTCCACACGAACGGCTACTCGCTCGTGCGGCGGGTCCTCGATCGATCGCGATGGAGCGATCGAGTCGAGGGTTCGTCGACGACGATCGCCGACGCGATGCTCGCCGTCCATCCGTGCTACCTGCCGTACATCGACGCGATCCGCGATTCGGGCGTCGCGATCAAAGCGATGGCGCACATCACGGGCGGCGGTCTCTTAGACAACGTGGAACGTGTGTTGCCGGAGCATCTCGCCGCGCGATTCGATCGCTCGAAATGGACAGTGCCGGCGCTCATGGCGCAAGTCGTCCGTGAAGCGCGCCTTTCGGACGATGAAGCCTACCGCACGTTCAATATGGGAGTCGGCTTTTGCGTCATCGTGTCGTCGGCTGACGGTACGAAAGCGCTCGCCGCGGCGAACGACGCGCTCGTCCGCGAGCCAATCGACGGTTCGGCGCAGCCGAATGCGGCGATCGTCGGCGAGATCGAACCGCGTCACCAATGCGGCCCAGCGGTCATCATAGGATGA
- a CDS encoding leucyl aminopeptidase, producing the protein MRIHVSAEKPERARVDALVLPVYADGVASASVEAVDRKLGGVIDELRSGNELRGRENEEHTLVANGKIGAKRVVVVGIGAKGDVTPATIARYAGVGVRTAARRGLSTLALVLPDDLPFDAAEVGEAATEGALMATFDPSPYRSRREAKPDAVKSVTLIAAPSTAKQLGKGVERGTILGEAANLAREMVNAPSNDMTPTNIADRAKALAKKYGLKATILDTAGMKKLGMGSFLSVAAGSDEPPKMIALEYRGAPKSKTVLGLVGKGITFDTGGISLKPAQDMDAMKGDMAGGAAVVAAMSAIGQLKPAANVIGIIAATENMPSGRATKPGDVVRAMNGKSIEIINTDAEGRLVLADGLCWARKLGATHLVDIATLTGAAVVALGHTTTGVMSNDRELVDLFHRATRPFGERYWELPLFPEYADLIKSPIADMKNSGGRPAGTIFGAMFIKEFVDDQPWIHLDIAGTSWAERDNGHIVKGPTAVGMRPMVALAELIGKSDVHKRADDAAQRRFMQGSLSTAASTNGAPKRKRATTKRKKK; encoded by the coding sequence ATGAGAATACACGTCAGCGCCGAGAAACCTGAGCGCGCCCGCGTCGATGCACTCGTACTTCCCGTCTATGCCGACGGCGTCGCATCGGCGTCCGTCGAGGCCGTCGACCGCAAGCTCGGCGGCGTCATCGACGAGCTGCGCTCCGGCAACGAGCTGCGCGGCCGCGAAAACGAAGAGCATACGCTCGTCGCGAACGGCAAGATCGGAGCGAAGCGCGTCGTCGTCGTCGGCATCGGCGCCAAGGGCGACGTCACGCCCGCGACGATCGCGCGCTACGCCGGTGTGGGCGTGCGGACGGCCGCGCGCCGAGGCTTGAGCACGCTCGCGCTCGTGCTTCCGGATGATCTTCCATTCGATGCAGCTGAAGTCGGCGAGGCCGCGACCGAAGGTGCGCTCATGGCGACTTTCGATCCGTCGCCGTATCGCAGCCGCCGGGAAGCGAAACCGGACGCCGTGAAATCGGTCACGCTCATCGCCGCCCCGTCGACGGCCAAACAGCTCGGCAAAGGTGTCGAGCGCGGCACCATCCTCGGTGAGGCGGCCAACCTCGCACGCGAAATGGTAAACGCGCCTTCGAACGACATGACCCCGACGAACATCGCCGACCGCGCGAAAGCGCTCGCGAAGAAATACGGACTCAAGGCGACGATCCTCGACACGGCCGGCATGAAGAAGCTCGGTATGGGTTCGTTCCTGTCGGTCGCGGCCGGCAGCGACGAACCGCCGAAGATGATCGCGCTCGAATATCGCGGCGCGCCGAAGTCGAAGACCGTTCTCGGCCTCGTCGGCAAAGGGATCACGTTCGATACGGGCGGCATATCGCTCAAGCCGGCCCAAGACATGGATGCGATGAAAGGCGACATGGCGGGCGGTGCGGCGGTGGTCGCCGCGATGAGCGCGATCGGGCAGTTGAAGCCGGCCGCGAACGTCATCGGCATCATCGCCGCGACCGAGAATATGCCTTCCGGCCGCGCGACGAAACCGGGCGACGTCGTCCGCGCGATGAACGGTAAGAGCATCGAGATCATCAACACGGACGCCGAGGGGCGGCTCGTCCTCGCCGACGGGCTTTGCTGGGCGCGCAAGCTCGGCGCCACGCACCTCGTCGACATCGCGACGCTCACCGGCGCGGCCGTCGTCGCGCTCGGCCACACGACGACTGGCGTCATGAGCAACGACCGCGAGCTCGTCGATCTGTTCCACCGTGCGACGCGCCCGTTCGGCGAGCGCTATTGGGAGTTGCCGCTGTTCCCGGAATACGCCGACCTCATCAAGAGCCCGATCGCGGACATGAAGAACAGCGGCGGACGGCCGGCGGGCACGATCTTCGGCGCGATGTTCATCAAGGAATTCGTCGACGACCAACCCTGGATCCATCTCGACATCGCGGGAACGTCGTGGGCGGAACGAGACAACGGCCATATCGTGAAAGGCCCGACCGCGGTGGGGATGCGTCCGATGGTCGCGCTCGCAGAGCTCATCGGCAAATCCGACGTCCACAAGCGGGCTGATGATGCCGCGCAGCGCCGCTTCATGCAGGGCTCGCTCAGCACAGCCGCGTCGACGAACGGCGCGCCGAAACGCAAGCGCGCGACCACAAAGCGCAAGAAGAAATAG